In Mytilus galloprovincialis chromosome 1, xbMytGall1.hap1.1, whole genome shotgun sequence, the following are encoded in one genomic region:
- the LOC143071301 gene encoding uncharacterized protein LOC143071301 produces the protein MEMFMSKLLTFLVLYNTYTLSIAVYCDDDTCNLGKELTAMVKREVEKGLARAKQEIRPAFTAHFKTGGMIPLAKGQILIFDKVQINVGGGYNPTTGYFTVPKAGLYLVSCTVRSNGGKHLHVWLKKNDNTVTLAYGENWNEGSFSIPVQAAEGDRLVIVHGTGSYVKNESVQGGSISFFSAVFISD, from the exons ATGGAAATGTTTATGTCCAAATTGCTTACATTTCTTGTTTTATACAACACGTACACACTTTCCATAGCTGTATATTGTGACGATGATACTTGTAACCTTGGAAAAGAATTAACCGCTATGGTAAAGAGGGAGGTTGAAAAAGGGTTAGCACGTGCAAAACAAG AAATCAGACCAGCCTTTACTGCTCATTTCAAAACAGGTGGAATGATACCTTTAGCAAAAGGCCAGATCTTAATTTTTGACAAAGTCCAAATCAACGTTGGAGGAGGGTACAATCCAACTACAGGATATTTTACTGTTCCTAAAGCCGGACTGTACTTGGTGTCGTGTACAGTGAGATCAAATGGCGGCAAACATCTACATGTCTGGCTTAAAAAGAACGACAACACAGTCACATTAGCATACGGAGAAAATTGGAACGAGGGGAGCTTTAGCATACCAGTACAGGCAGCAGAGGGAGATCGACTTGTTATTGTACATGGCACAGGCTCTTATGTAAAAAACGAGTCTGTTCAAGGGGGTAGTATCTCATTCTTCTCTGCCGTGTTCATATCTGACTAG